From a single Rutidosis leptorrhynchoides isolate AG116_Rl617_1_P2 chromosome 5, CSIRO_AGI_Rlap_v1, whole genome shotgun sequence genomic region:
- the LOC139848508 gene encoding LOW QUALITY PROTEIN: vascular-related unknown protein 4-like (The sequence of the model RefSeq protein was modified relative to this genomic sequence to represent the inferred CDS: deleted 2 bases in 1 codon) — MNDSTICLANNYCFNFPYGGKVFQILENVYNFQELNPMNKTDMPEESSWTFYFEEFLLQNEQEMVMSCDETLNSCVHYSRSSIAKKASFFKDDQAKKVRFKKRKTKGIVIDDSLEDTASSPLSSPKVSSYIDQAKIKNKNKNKKTLLVSEKVGTYEEENTRMVGSNMELKKRGLCLVPLSSLANYLS, encoded by the exons ATGAATGATAGTACTATATGTCTTGCCAATAACTATTGTTTTAATTTTCCTTATGGTGGAAAAGTCTTCCAG ATTCTTGAAAACGTTTACAATTTTCAAGAACTTAAC CCCATGAACAAAACTGATATGCCTGAAGAAAGCAGCTGGACCTTTTACTTTGAGGAATTTTTATTGCAAAATGAACAAGAAATGGTCATGAGTTGTGATGAAACCCTAAATTCGTGCGTGCATTATTCTCGTTCATCTATCGCTAAGAAAGCGTCGTTCTTTAAAGATGATCAAGCTAAGAAAGTTAGGTTCAAGAAGAGGAAAACTAAAGGGATAGTTATTGACGATTCTTTAGAAGACACTGCTAGTTCTCCCTTAAGCAGTCCAAAG GTTAGTTCTTATATCGATCAAGCGAAaatcaaaaacaagaacaagaacaagaaaacCCTACTCGTCTCAGAG AAGGTTGGCACCTATGAAGAAGAAAACACAAGAATGGTGGGTTCAAATATGGAGTTGAAGAAAAGAGGGCTTTGTTTAGTACCTTTGTCATCATTGGCCAATTATCTTTCTTAA